One genomic region from Arthrobacter sp. YN encodes:
- a CDS encoding ABC transporter ATP-binding protein yields the protein MTIHASFEQFSKKRGGRFAVEGLTFDVPAGRVVGLIGPNGAGKSTALAGLTGLVEATSGRATVFGVDYRSLRRPAGRVGVNLDGMDVEPGLTGRRHLQICQLAAGVDSDNVERVLEQVDLAGEANKKVRDYSLGMKQRLGIASALVGNPQLLVLDEPANGLDPEGIQWLRRFLREFAAAGGSALVSSHQLMELEQVADQVVILKQRVLFHGTLEEAKALGGGSLETAYFKILAGAQ from the coding sequence ATGACAATTCACGCCAGTTTTGAGCAGTTCAGCAAGAAAAGGGGCGGACGTTTCGCAGTCGAGGGGCTGACGTTCGATGTTCCCGCAGGACGGGTGGTGGGACTGATCGGCCCCAACGGCGCTGGGAAAAGTACCGCGCTCGCCGGCCTCACAGGTTTGGTGGAGGCGACGTCCGGCCGCGCCACCGTGTTCGGTGTGGACTACCGATCCCTCCGCAGGCCCGCCGGCAGGGTGGGCGTGAACTTGGACGGGATGGACGTTGAGCCCGGGCTGACGGGGCGCAGGCACCTGCAGATCTGCCAGCTCGCCGCCGGAGTGGACAGCGACAACGTGGAGCGGGTCCTTGAACAGGTGGATCTGGCGGGGGAAGCCAACAAGAAGGTCCGGGACTACTCGCTGGGCATGAAGCAACGCCTGGGGATTGCATCCGCGTTGGTTGGTAATCCCCAGTTGCTTGTCCTCGACGAGCCCGCCAACGGACTGGACCCTGAGGGCATTCAATGGCTGCGACGTTTTTTGCGGGAGTTCGCCGCCGCCGGTGGAAGCGCGCTGGTTTCAAGCCACCAGCTGATGGAACTGGAGCAAGTGGCGGACCAGGTTGTCATCCTCAAGCAAAGGGTCCTGTTCCACGGAACCCTGGAGGAGGCCAAAGCACTTGGCGGCGGCAGCCTTGAGACCGCGTACTTCAAGATCCTGGCGGGTGCCCAATGA
- a CDS encoding GNAT family N-acetyltransferase, which produces MAENFEVRRAGPADALGMAKVHVDTWRETYRGLMSDSELDDPGLLEWREKFWTAALTDPRYEKNNVAVAVHDNRLIGIAMSGPSSDLPEEPQELYVLYAYASSHGSGVGAALLNAVISPSAPAVLWVADPNPRAHAFYRKNGFIADGAVKVEDGVMDIRMVRTFNTN; this is translated from the coding sequence ATGGCAGAGAATTTTGAGGTGCGTCGTGCCGGGCCAGCGGATGCGCTTGGCATGGCAAAAGTGCATGTGGATACGTGGCGCGAAACCTACCGGGGCTTGATGAGCGACTCAGAGCTGGACGATCCGGGTCTCCTGGAGTGGCGGGAGAAATTCTGGACTGCAGCGCTAACTGACCCTCGCTATGAAAAGAACAATGTCGCCGTCGCCGTGCATGACAACAGGTTGATCGGCATTGCCATGTCAGGTCCCTCATCTGATCTTCCTGAGGAGCCGCAGGAGTTGTACGTCCTCTACGCCTATGCCTCGTCCCACGGCTCGGGCGTGGGAGCGGCGCTTCTCAACGCAGTGATCAGCCCTTCCGCACCTGCTGTGCTGTGGGTGGCCGACCCTAATCCGCGAGCCCACGCCTTCTACCGGAAGAACGGATTCATTGCCGACGGAGCGGTAAAGGTCGAAGACGGCGTAATGGACATCCGGATGGTCCGCACCTTCAACACGAACTAG
- the ggt gene encoding gamma-glutamyltransferase, with product MTHVRRQLAAVTAALALTATSGAMASPAFADPRSTDKNATATGYGGAVSTVDPEASAAAIEVLKRGGNAADAAVAAAATLGVTEPYSAGIGGGGYFVFYDAKTKQVGTIDGRETAPAGMPNDAFIDPATKQPYKFTPDLVTSGVSVGVPGTPATWERALERWGTLDLGEALQPAIKVANRGFVVDETFRQQTLDNKVRFDAFTPTRDLFLPGGDAPAVGSVFQNHDLAATYRLLAKEGTDAFYGGPLAEEIAKTVQAPPKTAETKLPVPVGFMTTQDLANYKALDQDATKVEYRGYDVYGMAPSSSGGTTVGEALNILENYDLKGMKPADALHHYFEASSLAFADRGAYVGDPAFVNVPTGTLLNDVFAKERSCEIDPTAAAPKPVAPGNIETYDGACPAAVAPLANETDTENISTTNLTVADKWGNVVEYTLTIEQTGGSGIVVPGRGFLLNNELTDFSTVYDPKDPNRIEPNKRPRSSMSPTIILKDQKPFLALGSPGGSTIITTVLQTILNRVDLGMTVSEALAAPRAAPRNGATVSSEPAFIDAYGPALESLGHDLVPAGDAFTSAAEIGAATAIEFGKDGQMTAAAEPTRRGGGSALVVKPVKPGR from the coding sequence ATGACACATGTGAGACGTCAACTGGCTGCTGTGACGGCAGCCTTGGCCCTAACGGCGACGAGCGGGGCGATGGCCAGCCCCGCCTTCGCCGATCCGCGCTCAACCGACAAGAACGCAACGGCCACCGGCTACGGAGGTGCCGTGAGCACCGTGGATCCCGAGGCATCCGCGGCCGCCATTGAAGTACTGAAGAGGGGCGGCAACGCAGCAGATGCCGCGGTCGCAGCCGCAGCCACCCTCGGCGTTACCGAGCCCTACAGCGCCGGCATTGGCGGCGGCGGCTACTTCGTGTTCTACGATGCGAAGACCAAACAAGTGGGCACCATCGACGGCCGTGAAACCGCTCCGGCCGGCATGCCCAACGACGCTTTCATTGACCCTGCCACCAAGCAGCCCTACAAGTTCACGCCCGATCTGGTCACCAGCGGCGTCTCCGTCGGCGTCCCCGGCACTCCTGCCACCTGGGAGCGCGCGCTGGAACGCTGGGGAACCCTGGACTTGGGTGAAGCCTTGCAGCCCGCCATCAAGGTGGCCAACCGCGGTTTTGTCGTGGATGAGACATTCCGCCAGCAGACCCTGGACAACAAGGTCCGATTTGACGCCTTCACGCCAACCCGGGACCTGTTCCTTCCCGGTGGTGACGCTCCCGCCGTCGGAAGTGTCTTCCAGAACCACGACCTCGCCGCGACCTACCGGCTGCTCGCCAAGGAGGGCACCGACGCCTTCTACGGAGGTCCGCTCGCAGAGGAGATCGCCAAGACCGTGCAGGCGCCGCCGAAGACCGCGGAAACCAAGCTTCCCGTCCCGGTGGGGTTCATGACCACCCAGGATCTTGCCAACTACAAGGCACTGGACCAGGACGCCACCAAAGTGGAGTACCGCGGCTATGACGTCTATGGCATGGCGCCCTCCAGCAGCGGCGGTACCACCGTGGGCGAGGCGCTGAACATCCTGGAAAACTACGACCTCAAGGGCATGAAACCGGCCGATGCCCTGCACCACTACTTCGAGGCCAGCTCCCTGGCCTTCGCGGACCGCGGCGCCTACGTGGGTGATCCGGCCTTCGTGAATGTCCCCACCGGTACTTTGCTGAACGATGTGTTCGCCAAGGAACGCTCCTGCGAAATCGATCCGACGGCGGCCGCTCCCAAGCCTGTCGCCCCCGGCAATATAGAAACGTACGACGGCGCGTGCCCGGCTGCCGTGGCGCCCCTCGCCAATGAAACGGATACGGAGAACATCTCCACGACGAACCTGACGGTCGCCGACAAGTGGGGCAACGTGGTGGAGTACACCCTGACGATCGAGCAGACCGGCGGTTCGGGAATTGTTGTTCCGGGCCGGGGTTTCCTCCTGAACAATGAGCTGACTGACTTCAGCACGGTCTACGATCCGAAGGATCCCAACCGGATTGAACCCAACAAGAGGCCGCGTTCCTCAATGTCGCCCACCATCATTCTGAAGGACCAGAAGCCGTTCCTGGCACTGGGCTCCCCTGGTGGATCGACCATTATCACCACGGTGCTGCAGACCATCCTGAACCGCGTCGACCTGGGGATGACAGTCTCCGAGGCCCTTGCTGCGCCACGGGCTGCACCTCGAAATGGAGCGACTGTCAGTTCCGAGCCCGCCTTCATTGACGCCTATGGTCCTGCACTGGAGTCGTTGGGCCATGACCTGGTTCCGGCGGGTGATGCCTTTACGTCGGCGGCGGAGATCGGGGCAGCGACGGCCATCGAATTTGGCAAGGACGGACAGATGACCGCGGCTGCCGAGCCGACCAGGCGCGGTGGTGGTTCGGCGCTAGTGGTAAAACCGGTCAAACCGGGCAGATAA